A genomic stretch from Campylobacter lari subsp. concheus includes:
- the maf gene encoding septum formation inhibitor Maf, which yields MLYLASSSPSRVALLKEANIAFEQIIIDYDENLVKKDNPNSYVQKIVLEKERQFFTKYPYLKNVLVADSIVCAQNIILTKAKSDNEAFNMLNLQSGKSISVLSAMILILEDKKIFNLSKCDLILDKFDLKDMQEYIESKLYQGKAGAVMCEGFHKKYIKKIIGHQSTALGLNIELLKAFL from the coding sequence ATGCTTTATCTAGCTTCAAGTTCGCCTTCGCGCGTTGCTTTATTAAAAGAAGCAAATATCGCTTTTGAGCAAATTATTATAGATTATGATGAGAATTTGGTAAAAAAAGATAATCCAAACTCTTATGTGCAAAAAATTGTTTTAGAAAAAGAAAGGCAATTTTTTACAAAATATCCTTATTTAAAAAATGTTTTAGTTGCTGATAGTATAGTTTGTGCTCAAAATATCATTCTTACCAAAGCTAAAAGTGATAATGAGGCTTTTAATATGCTCAATTTGCAAAGTGGCAAAAGCATTAGCGTTTTAAGCGCAATGATTTTAATTTTAGAAGATAAAAAGATTTTTAATCTTAGTAAGTGTGATTTGATTTTGGATAAATTTGATTTAAAAGATATGCAAGAATACATTGAATCAAAACTTTATCAAGGCAAAGCCGGAGCTGTGATGTGTGAGGGATTTCATAAAAAATACATTAAAAAAATTATAGGCCATCAAAGTACAGCACTAGGGCTTAATATAGAACTTTTGAAAGCATTTTTATGA
- a CDS encoding DedA family protein, which translates to MLGDIIDFLLTLAKDWGYWGIIFLMFVESSFFPFPSEVVMIPAGYLAHQNELNFWLCLLCGTFGALLGALLNYYLCYFLGREVLLKICKYFGVNEAKFAQFEAFFNKHGEISTFSGRLIPGLRQYISLPAGLARMNLKKFIFYTSLGAGIWCLILLILGYVLGKNEDLIKEYLHFVIIACIVFATMIVAIYIYIQKRKKIS; encoded by the coding sequence ATGCTTGGTGATATTATAGATTTTTTACTCACTCTTGCAAAAGATTGGGGTTATTGGGGGATTATTTTTCTTATGTTTGTAGAAAGTTCCTTTTTTCCTTTTCCTAGCGAAGTAGTGATGATACCTGCTGGATATTTAGCCCATCAAAACGAACTTAACTTTTGGTTATGTCTGCTTTGTGGGACTTTTGGAGCTCTTTTAGGAGCTTTACTTAATTATTATTTATGTTATTTTTTAGGACGGGAAGTTCTTTTGAAAATATGCAAATATTTTGGAGTTAATGAAGCAAAATTTGCTCAATTTGAGGCCTTTTTTAATAAACATGGTGAAATATCAACCTTTAGTGGTAGATTAATCCCTGGTTTGCGTCAGTACATTTCTTTACCTGCAGGATTAGCAAGAATGAATTTGAAAAAGTTTATATTTTATACTAGTTTAGGGGCTGGAATTTGGTGTTTAATTTTGCTTATATTAGGCTATGTTTTAGGTAAAAATGAAGATTTGATCAAAGAATATTTGCATTTTGTTATTATTGCTTGTATTGTTTTTGCTACTATGATTGTGGCTATTTATATCTATATCCAAAAAAGAAAAAAGATATCTTAA
- a CDS encoding YebC/PmpR family DNA-binding transcriptional regulator — MGRAFEYRRASKEARWDKMSKLFPKLAKAIQVAAKEGGADPDMNPKLRSAIATAKANNMPKDNIDAAIKRASGKDSADIKNIHYEGKAAHGALIIVECMSDNPTRTVANVKAIFSKNGGEILQNGSLTFMFSHKAVFHLEKYDGDLEELELELIDAGLEELEQNEEELLIIGDYTAFGELSNAIEKKGLVLKKAGLEYLANNPVSFSEEQLLDIEKLLDKLEDDDDVQAVYTNIE, encoded by the coding sequence ATGGGAAGAGCGTTTGAATATCGCAGAGCCTCTAAAGAAGCAAGATGGGATAAAATGAGCAAACTTTTTCCAAAACTTGCGAAGGCTATACAAGTAGCAGCAAAAGAAGGCGGAGCTGATCCTGATATGAATCCAAAGCTTCGTAGTGCCATAGCTACCGCAAAAGCTAATAATATGCCAAAAGACAATATCGATGCAGCTATTAAAAGAGCAAGTGGAAAAGATAGTGCTGATATTAAAAATATTCACTATGAGGGAAAAGCAGCACATGGAGCTTTAATCATCGTTGAGTGTATGAGTGATAATCCTACACGCACAGTGGCCAATGTAAAAGCGATTTTTAGCAAAAATGGTGGAGAAATTTTACAAAATGGCTCTTTAACTTTTATGTTTTCACACAAGGCTGTCTTTCATCTTGAAAAATATGATGGAGATTTAGAAGAACTTGAGCTTGAACTCATTGATGCAGGACTTGAAGAGCTTGAACAAAATGAAGAGGAATTACTAATTATAGGTGATTACACTGCTTTTGGCGAGCTTAGCAATGCCATAGAAAAAAAAGGTTTAGTGCTTAAAAAAGCAGGACTTGAATATCTTGCAAACAATCCTGTAAGTTTTAGCGAAGAACAACTTCTGGATATTGAAAAATTGCTTGATAAATTAGAAGATGACGATGATGTACAAGCAGTTTATACCAATATAGAATAG
- a CDS encoding NAD(P)/FAD-dependent oxidoreductase: MQRRDFLNGMALTILAGMTPLQVLYGKEAKIEDFTKEYYPPKWLGLRGSNNASYEFAHMLRDGEKFDFSAIKPKQEYDLVVVGAGISGLAAACFYQNKFGKDKKILILDNHDDFGGHARRNEIDLEDGTILSYGGSETFQSPKALYSKEVVDLLSSLGVDIDELAKRFDVNFYPDLNLSRGVYFSKTEFGVDKVVSGNPRKVICDDIPEGRHNGRSIEAFIGDFPLNEKDKKDLIALFKSEKDYLKGLTKGQRDEYVAKTSYKKFLEEKVKLSPQAVKFFEGMTDDFLALGIDAVSCEDARASFLPGFDKLGLDPIEGEALAEMEEPYIHHCADGNATVARLMVRRLIPDVSKKGKDMDEVTLAHFDYSKLDLAKNKVRLRLNSTVINVENTKDGALVTYVNKGKNYRVKAKKVVMANYNSMIPYIVPSMPQDQKDALSKNVKTSLLHTNVIISNWEPFIKLGVHEIYSPKMPYARTKLDYPVDMGGYHHPRDPKKPICVHMVCSPLVFASMQGIDLEGMDARDRARVGRNLLFTMSFEEHEKIIRDQLQGMLGSAGFDHERDIKAIVVNRWGHCYSYTENSLFDDSEEAQKTIELARKPFGNIVIANSDSDWSAYMHSAIDQAYRAVNEL, translated from the coding sequence ATGCAAAGAAGAGATTTTTTAAATGGAATGGCTTTAACTATACTTGCAGGAATGACTCCTTTGCAAGTATTATATGGTAAAGAAGCCAAAATCGAAGATTTTACCAAAGAATACTATCCTCCAAAATGGCTTGGACTAAGGGGTAGCAATAATGCAAGTTATGAATTTGCACATATGCTAAGAGATGGTGAAAAATTTGACTTTAGCGCTATCAAACCTAAACAAGAGTATGATTTGGTTGTTGTTGGAGCTGGAATTAGTGGTTTAGCAGCTGCCTGTTTTTATCAAAACAAATTTGGAAAAGATAAAAAAATTCTTATCCTTGATAATCATGATGATTTTGGTGGACATGCTAGAAGAAATGAAATAGATTTAGAAGATGGTACTATTTTAAGTTATGGTGGCAGTGAAACATTTCAATCACCAAAGGCATTATATTCCAAAGAAGTAGTAGATTTATTATCATCTTTGGGTGTGGATATTGATGAGCTTGCTAAACGCTTTGATGTGAATTTTTATCCTGATTTAAATCTTAGCAGAGGTGTGTATTTTTCTAAGACTGAATTTGGAGTAGATAAAGTCGTAAGTGGCAACCCTAGAAAAGTAATTTGTGACGACATTCCTGAGGGAAGACATAATGGCAGAAGTATTGAAGCTTTTATAGGTGATTTTCCTCTTAATGAAAAAGATAAAAAAGATTTAATTGCTTTATTTAAAAGCGAAAAAGACTATCTAAAAGGTTTGACAAAAGGGCAAAGAGATGAGTACGTGGCTAAAACAAGCTATAAAAAATTCTTAGAAGAAAAGGTTAAACTTTCACCACAAGCTGTAAAATTCTTTGAAGGTATGACAGATGACTTTTTAGCTTTAGGAATTGATGCTGTTTCTTGTGAAGATGCTAGAGCTTCATTTTTGCCTGGTTTTGATAAACTTGGACTTGATCCAATCGAGGGAGAAGCATTAGCTGAAATGGAAGAGCCATACATCCACCACTGCGCTGATGGTAATGCCACTGTTGCCAGATTAATGGTTAGAAGATTAATTCCTGATGTGTCTAAAAAAGGCAAAGATATGGATGAAGTTACTCTAGCTCATTTTGATTATTCTAAACTTGATCTTGCTAAAAACAAAGTACGCTTAAGATTAAACAGCACTGTTATAAATGTAGAAAACACAAAAGATGGAGCTTTAGTAACTTACGTTAATAAAGGCAAAAATTACAGAGTAAAAGCTAAAAAAGTTGTAATGGCAAATTATAATAGTATGATTCCATACATAGTACCAAGCATGCCACAAGATCAAAAAGATGCTTTGAGTAAAAACGTAAAAACATCACTTTTACACACAAATGTTATTATAAGTAACTGGGAGCCATTTATAAAACTTGGGGTTCATGAAATTTATTCGCCAAAAATGCCTTATGCTAGAACCAAGCTTGATTATCCTGTAGATATGGGAGGATATCACCACCCAAGAGACCCTAAAAAACCTATTTGCGTTCATATGGTATGCTCACCTTTAGTATTTGCTTCTATGCAAGGAATTGATCTTGAAGGAATGGACGCAAGAGATAGAGCTAGAGTAGGTAGAAATTTATTATTCACTATGAGCTTTGAAGAGCATGAAAAAATCATTCGCGATCAACTCCAAGGTATGCTAGGTTCAGCTGGATTTGATCATGAAAGAGACATTAAGGCTATAGTTGTGAATCGTTGGGGACACTGCTACTCATATACAGAAAATAGTCTTTTTGATGATAGTGAAGAAGCACAAAAGACCATAGAACTTGCGAGAAAACCTTTTGGTAATATCGTTATAGCAAATTCAGATTCTGACTGGTCAGCTTATATGCATTCAGCAATCGATCAAGCATATCGTGCTGTTAATGAATTATAA
- a CDS encoding peptidyl-prolyl cis-trans isomerase B codes for MLKKIDTKNAKKYNFAIISTEKGNMKLELFPDEAPQTVCNFANLANDGFYNELVFHRVIPNFVIQGGCPYGIGSGGPGYEIECECDDQKHKHLRGSLSMAHAGRDTGGSQFFICHSPQPHLDGVHTIFGQINPKDKESLEVLDSIRAGDKIKTIQILEKL; via the coding sequence ATGCTTAAAAAAATCGATACAAAAAATGCAAAAAAATACAATTTTGCTATCATTAGTACCGAAAAAGGTAATATGAAGTTAGAATTATTTCCTGATGAAGCGCCACAAACTGTGTGTAATTTTGCCAACTTAGCCAATGATGGTTTTTACAATGAACTTGTTTTTCACCGCGTGATTCCAAATTTTGTGATACAAGGTGGTTGTCCTTATGGTATAGGCTCAGGTGGCCCTGGCTATGAGATAGAATGTGAATGTGACGATCAAAAACACAAACACTTAAGAGGTAGCTTGTCTATGGCTCACGCTGGTAGAGATACAGGTGGATCACAATTTTTCATTTGTCACAGCCCACAGCCTCATTTAGACGGAGTACATACTATCTTTGGGCAAATTAACCCTAAAGATAAAGAAAGCTTGGAAGTGCTAGATAGCATTAGAGCAGGAGATAAAATCAAAACTATCCAAATTTTAGAAAAACTTTAA
- a CDS encoding PBP1A family penicillin-binding protein, producing MKILKIFLSFCVVCAVGVFIFIAYLFSDSDLNQYTFKDYKPPLTTQIFDKNGKLVANVFEQHRFYAPYEELPPRLIEALVAIEDTSFFEHGGVNIDAIFRAAIKIIRSGGKTMEGASTLTQQFIKNTELTPERTLSRKLKEALLAYKIENTLTKEQILERYLNFIFFGHGYYGVKTAALGYFRKNLDELSLKEIAILVGMPKAPSTYDPTRHLDLSLARANSVVQRMYNLGWISKEECENALKEIPKVYDDTLTQNAAPYVTQEVLKQLSGIKDLKSGGYKIELAIDLDVQNIAREALKFGYDEIVKRDKDANLSTLNGAMIVANHQNGDILALVGGVNYTKSNFNRATQSLRQPGSSFKPFLYQIAIDMGYSPMSKVADISRIFESTKEDEKDWKPKNYGGKFLGLISLKEALTGSRNLATINLALALGLDVIHDKLQFMGFENIPVDLSIVLGSFGISIYDYAKLYTVFGNYGVQKDLILIKRVIDKNGKIVVEFNSGERKISEPEQAFLVNDMMQNVVKKGTGRNARVEGIEIAGKTGTSNKSVDAWFCGLTPEIEAIIWYGNDDNKPMKQIEGGARTAAPVFKEFLTKYLELYPDSARKFIIPKGVYQGIYEKQREYYTNISPFPKNNPALSANNEIIF from the coding sequence ATAAAAATTTTAAAAATATTTCTTTCTTTTTGTGTAGTATGCGCGGTTGGAGTTTTTATATTTATTGCATATTTGTTTTCTGATTCTGATTTAAATCAATACACCTTTAAAGATTACAAACCACCTCTTACAACACAAATTTTTGATAAAAATGGAAAATTAGTTGCAAATGTTTTCGAGCAACACCGCTTTTACGCTCCTTATGAAGAGCTTCCACCAAGACTTATAGAAGCTTTGGTAGCCATTGAAGATACTAGCTTTTTTGAACATGGTGGGGTTAATATAGATGCGATTTTTAGAGCAGCTATTAAAATCATAAGAAGTGGCGGAAAAACCATGGAAGGAGCTTCCACTCTTACTCAACAATTCATAAAAAACACAGAATTAACCCCAGAGCGTACTTTGAGTAGAAAACTAAAAGAAGCTTTGCTTGCATATAAAATAGAAAATACTTTAACTAAAGAACAAATTTTAGAAAGATATTTAAATTTCATCTTCTTTGGACATGGATATTATGGAGTAAAAACTGCTGCGCTTGGGTATTTTAGAAAAAATTTAGACGAGCTTAGTTTGAAAGAAATTGCCATTTTAGTAGGTATGCCAAAGGCTCCAAGCACTTATGATCCTACTAGACACTTAGATCTTTCTTTAGCTAGGGCAAATAGCGTGGTACAAAGGATGTATAATCTCGGTTGGATTTCTAAAGAAGAGTGTGAAAATGCCTTAAAAGAAATTCCAAAAGTATATGATGATACTTTAACACAAAATGCAGCTCCTTATGTTACTCAGGAAGTTTTAAAACAACTAAGCGGAATTAAAGACTTAAAAAGTGGTGGTTATAAAATAGAGCTTGCTATTGATCTTGACGTGCAAAATATTGCAAGAGAGGCTTTAAAATTTGGCTATGATGAAATAGTTAAAAGAGATAAAGATGCAAATTTAAGTACACTTAATGGAGCTATGATAGTAGCAAATCACCAAAATGGAGATATATTAGCTTTAGTGGGTGGGGTAAATTATACAAAAAGTAATTTCAACCGCGCTACTCAAAGTTTAAGACAGCCTGGAAGTTCTTTTAAGCCTTTTTTATACCAAATTGCCATTGACATGGGCTATTCTCCTATGAGTAAGGTTGCTGATATTTCAAGAATTTTTGAAAGTACCAAAGAAGATGAGAAAGACTGGAAACCTAAAAATTACGGCGGAAAATTTCTAGGGCTTATAAGCTTAAAAGAAGCACTAACTGGATCAAGAAACCTAGCTACCATAAATTTAGCTCTTGCTTTAGGGCTTGATGTGATCCATGATAAACTTCAATTTATGGGCTTTGAGAATATACCAGTTGATTTATCTATAGTTTTGGGTAGCTTTGGAATTTCTATTTATGATTATGCTAAACTTTATACAGTATTTGGAAACTATGGCGTGCAAAAAGATTTAATACTCATTAAAAGAGTAATTGATAAAAATGGCAAAATAGTAGTAGAGTTCAATTCTGGAGAAAGAAAAATCAGCGAACCTGAACAAGCCTTTTTAGTTAATGATATGATGCAAAATGTTGTTAAAAAAGGTACCGGACGCAATGCTAGAGTGGAAGGGATTGAGATAGCTGGAAAAACAGGTACTTCAAATAAAAGCGTAGATGCGTGGTTTTGTGGCTTAACTCCTGAAATAGAAGCTATTATTTGGTATGGTAATGATGATAATAAACCTATGAAACAAATCGAAGGTGGCGCAAGGACTGCTGCTCCAGTTTTTAAAGAATTTTTAACAAAATACTTAGAACTTTATCCTGATAGTGCTAGAAAATTTATCATTCCAAAAGGGGTTTATCAAGGAATTTATGAAAAGCAAAGAGAATATTACACCAATATTTCTCCATTTCCAAAAAACAACCCTGCTCTATCTGCAAACAATGAGATAATTTTTTAA
- a CDS encoding heavy-metal-associated domain-containing protein — translation MIIKTKNINCQSCVNLIKASLEDEFGAMQINVETKSIEIDLKAEQVEEFKKQLQDLGFEIDEA, via the coding sequence ATGATTATAAAAACTAAAAATATTAATTGTCAAAGTTGTGTCAATTTAATCAAGGCTTCATTGGAAGATGAATTTGGTGCTATGCAAATAAATGTTGAAACAAAAAGCATAGAGATTGATTTAAAAGCAGAGCAAGTTGAAGAGTTCAAAAAACAATTGCAAGATTTAGGTTTTGAGATAGATGAAGCATGA
- a CDS encoding GNAT family N-acetyltransferase, whose protein sequence is MIRKARKDDAKKCMQLLALAMDHFIYKLSGYNDHQKAIEVLENFFTQENNRLSYENIYVYEEDREILGAICFYDGALADELDKPLNDHLEFLGINEKVLKECENEFYLDSICVDEKSRGKGIAKKLIEYAFNEAFKNGKKLSLIVEDENINAKMLYEKMGFKLIKNKIFHSHKYEYREKGE, encoded by the coding sequence GTGATCAGAAAAGCTAGAAAGGATGATGCTAAAAAATGCATGCAATTGCTTGCTTTGGCAATGGATCATTTTATATATAAACTTAGTGGCTATAATGATCATCAAAAAGCCATAGAGGTTTTAGAAAATTTCTTCACTCAAGAAAATAATCGTTTAAGCTATGAAAATATATATGTTTATGAAGAAGATAGGGAAATTTTAGGTGCGATTTGTTTTTATGATGGAGCTTTGGCAGATGAGCTAGATAAGCCTTTAAATGATCATTTAGAATTTTTAGGAATCAATGAAAAAGTTTTAAAAGAGTGTGAAAATGAGTTTTATTTAGATAGTATTTGTGTGGATGAAAAATCAAGAGGGAAGGGTATTGCTAAGAAATTGATTGAATATGCCTTCAATGAAGCTTTTAAAAATGGTAAAAAGCTTTCATTAATCGTAGAAGATGAAAATATAAATGCAAAAATGCTTTATGAAAAAATGGGTTTTAAATTGATAAAAAATAAAATTTTTCACTCTCATAAATATGAATATAGAGAAAAAGGAGAATAA
- a CDS encoding sulfite oxidase heme-binding subunit YedZ, protein MSKKVYNIGGFLVFALSIIFSVYQIMQEFDIVKSVYFYSGIFGLIFFGLSLFFSLLKYKHTKDYPKFLGFYAFFWALIHFFNYFAFGKNLDLILFFKDTFSKNLEFSGFVSFFILTFMFISSFKLFKKLNKIRKLGYFCFLLAAWHYFLSAKIPQIPHFLALSLALIFLLIKLYKNYKKRKKVTFL, encoded by the coding sequence ATGAGCAAAAAAGTTTATAACATCGGTGGATTTTTAGTCTTTGCTTTAAGTATTATTTTTAGCGTTTATCAAATCATGCAAGAATTTGATATTGTAAAATCTGTATATTTTTATAGTGGTATATTTGGTTTAATCTTTTTTGGATTAAGCCTATTTTTTTCACTTTTAAAGTATAAACACACAAAAGATTACCCTAAATTTTTAGGTTTTTATGCATTTTTTTGGGCTTTAATTCACTTTTTTAATTATTTTGCTTTTGGAAAAAATTTAGATTTAATACTTTTTTTTAAAGATACTTTTAGTAAAAATTTAGAATTTAGTGGTTTTGTAAGCTTTTTTATACTCACATTTATGTTTATAAGCTCATTTAAACTTTTTAAAAAATTAAACAAAATAAGAAAACTTGGATATTTTTGCTTTTTGCTAGCAGCTTGGCATTATTTTTTATCTGCAAAAATACCACAAATTCCACATTTTTTAGCTTTAAGCCTAGCCTTGATTTTTCTACTTATCAAACTATATAAAAATTATAAAAAGAGAAAAAAAGTAACTTTTTTATAA
- the msrP gene encoding protein-methionine-sulfoxide reductase catalytic subunit MsrP, which translates to MNITNEQLYKNRRHFLKLGAGALVSSALVQSELMALNFFPDPNNEKLKLSDEKIATNYVNFYEFSTDKKRAVELAKNFNTNGWKIEVSGEVEEPLTLTMQDLLAFPLEERIYRFRCVETWSMVVPWVGFELRALIEKCKVKSEAKFIKFTTLFDKNQFADQASFFPTLDYPYVEGLRLDEAMHPLTLMAVGMYKKPLLGQNGAPIRLVVPWKYGFKSIKSIVKIEFTKEQPKTTWELANPREYGFYANVNPNVSHPRWSQANERPLGDFFTKPTQMFNGYEKEVAHLYKDMDLKVNF; encoded by the coding sequence ATGAATATCACAAACGAACAATTATATAAAAATAGACGCCATTTTTTAAAACTAGGTGCTGGGGCTTTAGTTAGTTCAGCTTTAGTTCAATCTGAATTGATGGCATTAAATTTCTTTCCTGATCCTAATAATGAAAAATTAAAACTTAGCGATGAAAAAATTGCGACTAATTATGTAAATTTTTATGAATTTTCTACTGACAAAAAAAGAGCCGTAGAACTTGCGAAAAATTTTAACACAAACGGCTGGAAAATAGAAGTTAGTGGAGAAGTTGAAGAGCCTTTGACTTTAACTATGCAAGATTTATTAGCCTTTCCTTTAGAAGAGAGAATTTATAGATTTCGTTGTGTTGAAACTTGGTCTATGGTAGTGCCTTGGGTTGGTTTTGAATTGCGTGCTTTAATAGAAAAATGTAAAGTCAAAAGCGAAGCAAAATTTATAAAATTTACCACTCTTTTTGATAAAAATCAATTTGCCGATCAAGCTTCATTTTTCCCAACTCTTGATTATCCTTATGTAGAGGGCTTAAGATTGGATGAGGCTATGCATCCACTAACGCTTATGGCTGTAGGTATGTATAAAAAGCCTTTATTAGGACAAAATGGAGCACCGATTCGTCTTGTAGTTCCATGGAAGTATGGCTTTAAAAGTATAAAATCTATCGTAAAAATAGAATTTACCAAAGAACAGCCTAAAACCACATGGGAGCTAGCAAACCCTAGAGAATATGGTTTTTATGCCAATGTTAATCCAAATGTTTCTCATCCAAGATGGTCTCAAGCAAATGAGCGTCCTTTGGGAGATTTTTTCACCAAGCCTACACAAATGTTTAATGGCTATGAAAAAGAAGTAGCACATTTGTATAAAGACATGGATTTAAAGGTTAATTTTTAA
- a CDS encoding heavy metal translocating P-type ATPase, whose translation MKHELKLKIGNMTCVNCSNAIEKVCAKIDGVEDVSVSYVNSSGVFLLKDLSLEAKIKEKIKALGFEILQEEQNLYEFKLKELKNMKIKLIMSIVLSSIVMYFEMFVQGNVSALIQMLLSMIAIFYCGKGFFIHALKGLRHKNLDMNTLISLGAFTSFIYSFFVYFEVFSKDGYLYFSGGAMIISFVLLGKYLEEKAKFKSLEYQNKLKNIDIKQANIILEDGSIKSIPSAFVKENDVILVKEGESVVADGVIIAGEAEVDVSFLTGEFLPLLKKQDDEILAGTVLINGNLKIKANKKAIESSLEQIKDLVFKAGNVKTPLANLANKISAYFVACIIVLSLFVFVFWYVKEGINAAFLHACAMLLISCPCALGLATPIAIVSALANGARNFILVKNPAVLENLASIKLAIFDKTGTLSQDELSVYKYNLTQEDFQKLTQIENLSSHPIAKAFTKELNVNLNLQGKLSVLVGSGLLYEENDDVYLIGNEKLMLENGVDIQKSKQFLQEFEDQAPICLYFVKNKICLGGVCLKNELKNEAKDLIANLKQKGIKSIILSGDNKKSVTKIANELNIDEYYSDLKPEQKLNFIKEKIKKEKVLFIGDGVNDAPALNLASASISFSKASELAKKSGDLILIKDDLSLIAYCFELSQKTKNIIKLNLFWAFIYNALCIPIAAGFVPFISLSPHLAALAMCFSSVTVVLNSLRLR comes from the coding sequence ATGAAGCATGAGTTAAAATTAAAAATAGGTAATATGACTTGTGTTAATTGCTCTAATGCTATAGAAAAAGTTTGTGCAAAAATTGATGGAGTAGAAGATGTAAGTGTTTCTTATGTCAATTCTAGTGGAGTGTTTTTGCTTAAAGATTTATCTTTGGAAGCAAAAATCAAAGAAAAAATCAAAGCTTTGGGTTTTGAGATATTGCAAGAAGAGCAAAATTTATACGAGTTTAAACTCAAAGAGCTTAAAAATATGAAAATAAAGCTTATTATGAGTATAGTTTTAAGCTCTATTGTGATGTATTTTGAAATGTTTGTTCAAGGAAATGTTTCTGCTTTAATTCAAATGCTTTTATCTATGATAGCAATTTTTTATTGTGGAAAAGGTTTTTTTATCCATGCCCTTAAAGGATTAAGACATAAAAATTTAGATATGAATACCTTGATATCTCTAGGTGCTTTTACTTCTTTTATATATTCTTTTTTTGTGTATTTTGAAGTATTTAGCAAAGATGGTTATTTGTATTTTAGCGGTGGAGCGATGATTATAAGCTTTGTTTTGTTAGGTAAATACTTAGAAGAAAAGGCTAAATTTAAATCCTTAGAATATCAAAACAAATTAAAAAATATAGATATTAAACAAGCTAATATAATCTTAGAAGATGGAAGTATAAAAAGCATACCTAGTGCTTTTGTAAAAGAAAATGATGTGATTTTAGTAAAAGAGGGTGAAAGTGTTGTTGCTGATGGGGTGATTATAGCAGGTGAAGCTGAGGTTGATGTGAGTTTTTTAACAGGAGAGTTTTTACCACTTTTGAAAAAGCAAGATGATGAGATTTTAGCAGGAACTGTGTTGATTAATGGAAATTTAAAGATTAAAGCTAATAAAAAGGCGATTGAAAGCTCATTAGAACAAATCAAAGATCTTGTTTTTAAAGCAGGCAATGTCAAAACACCTTTAGCAAATTTAGCTAATAAAATTTCAGCTTATTTTGTAGCTTGTATTATTGTTTTATCGCTTTTTGTGTTTGTATTTTGGTATGTTAAAGAAGGAATTAATGCAGCATTTTTACATGCTTGTGCTATGCTCTTAATCTCTTGTCCTTGCGCTTTGGGTTTAGCAACCCCTATAGCTATAGTTAGTGCTTTAGCAAATGGTGCAAGAAATTTTATCTTAGTAAAAAATCCAGCGGTATTAGAGAATTTAGCTAGTATAAAACTTGCTATTTTTGATAAAACAGGCACTTTAAGTCAAGATGAATTAAGTGTTTATAAGTATAATCTTACTCAAGAAGATTTTCAAAAACTCACCCAAATTGAAAATTTAAGCTCACACCCAATCGCAAAGGCTTTTACTAAAGAATTGAATGTAAATTTAAATTTACAAGGGAAATTAAGTGTTTTAGTGGGCAGTGGTTTGCTTTATGAGGAAAATGATGATGTGTATTTAATAGGCAATGAGAAATTAATGCTTGAAAATGGTGTTGATATACAAAAAAGTAAGCAATTTTTGCAAGAATTTGAAGATCAAGCGCCTATATGTTTGTATTTTGTAAAAAATAAAATTTGTCTTGGTGGGGTTTGCTTGAAAAATGAACTTAAAAATGAAGCTAAAGACTTGATAGCAAATTTAAAACAAAAAGGTATAAAAAGTATTATTTTAAGCGGCGATAATAAAAAAAGTGTTACTAAAATAGCAAATGAGCTTAATATTGATGAATATTATTCTGATTTAAAACCTGAGCAAAAACTTAATTTCATAAAAGAAAAAATCAAAAAAGAAAAAGTTCTTTTTATAGGAGATGGTGTCAATGATGCTCCTGCTTTAAATTTAGCTAGTGCAAGCATAAGTTTTTCTAAAGCAAGTGAGCTTGCTAAAAAAAGCGGAGATTTGATTTTGATAAAAGATGATTTATCTTTAATAGCTTATTGTTTTGAGCTTTCTCAAAAAACTAAAAATATCATCAAACTCAATCTTTTTTGGGCTTTTATTTACAATGCTTTGTGTATTCCTATTGCAGCAGGTTTTGTGCCATTTATAAGTCTTAGTCCACATTTGGCAGCTTTGGCAATGTGTTTTAGTTCGGTAACAGTTGTACTAAATTCTTTAAGATTACGTTAG